ATGTTTGGCCTTGGACAAATTCAGTTGTCTTTACTACGGTGGCTCCAACTTCCCAAAGCTTTGAAGTTAGTAATTTGAGATTTGATTTCCTCCCTAGCATTGATGTGTACCACCTGCAAGTTAAAGATGAGATAAGATCAGAGTTTCTACGAATATTACCTTGAGGACAGAGGAGATTCAGAAATTACATAATCTGTAAGGAAGTGTGTTACCGGAAAGTATGCTTCAAGATGACGCTATCCTCTATAATGCGAGTGATAAAAGCCTTTTCCCCACCAGGACATATCATCTCCGCTGGGGTACCACCACATGAAGTTTTTGGATTAAGTCCGGCTTCTTCCATTGTCTCAAAAAATGGAGGGTTACACATGCAGAAGTCGAACTCCTCACCATCCCTGACCACTCCAAGAAGTATAGGTCGCCCATAATACCCTGTAGTCAGACCAGCCTTCCTTTCCCCAGCCATATCCCCAGTCAGATCTATTTCGCTTTTGCTACTAACCAATGCCTCATTATTTGATCCTTCTGCTGGAAGGGTATTCTCAACACTTTCTACCTTTCTAATTTCAATAAGTTCCGAGATATGTGGATTATCTCTAACATTCTTTGCTGCCCACTCCAGCGCTACATCAGTCATATCTGTTACATCAGTCAAGTGCAGTAACATTCAGATTTTGTTATCCTGTGCAAGACTTATGCGAATATCAAAAACATGATGAAACTAACTAAATAAACACACCAAACAACCTGTGCCAACAAAACTCCATCCCAGAAGTGATGCGCCAAGAAGTGGATATATGCAATTTGCCCCAGTTCCTATATCAAACCCCCTCACTTTATCACCATTGCCTCTACTTTTTGCAACAATGTCAGACAACAGAAGATCCTCAATCCAATGAATGTAGTTCGATCTATTGGGCACCGTAGGGCATAGCTGACCATCCGGAATCCACCTGCGTAATCCCATTCACGTCAAACACACAACAGACACACCATCACAATGCAGCTACATTAACTCAATAAAACTCCAAGCATTCAACCTGGGTTTACTACATTTCAATAAAAAAAAAAACCAAAGCATGCAACTTTATCAAACAAAACACTCCAATTTCTCCAGTAGTATAAAATTAAGGGCATGTTCAACACACCCAGAAAGACTAAAGTATATTGGGACCTTGTTGAAATTTTAAAAGAAGAAGCATGGCATCCTAAAGCAAACTATCATATACAACAAAGATGGAAGCTTTGAAATCAAAAACAGAGCAGTACCATACACATAATCGAGTATTCTGAGAATTACCCAAGTAAAAAGAAGGAATTTTGGAAGAAAAGAACTACCAGTTGAGGCGGTGGTCGTGGAGGAGGAGGGCCCGGGTGAGTTCTCGGGTGGCGTTGAAGTCGGTCCAGTCGATTCTGGGTCGGTTATCGCGGCCAAAGAAAACGAAGGGTTTGAAAGATGGGTAGAGTGAAGCAAGCTCGGCGAAGTCGGGCGGGTTATCGGAGTATTTGTTTCTCGGGTGGGTCGTAGGTCGCTCCGCCGTCCTCCTCCTCTTCTTATTCTTATTCCCCGCCATTTCAAATTTTCTTTCTTTCTTTTGTTGTCGATGGAACTCGGCAGTCCTTTAATTCGTTAGGTTTAGGGTCTTCTTTTCTAGCTGTCGTTTTTTTTTTTTTCTATAAAGGAAAGAAATTACAGTATAAAATAATTTTATTAATAACGAAAAAAATAACTTTATAGAATGATCGGTTGTAATAGTTAGGGTTTTCTAAGTGCCGTTTGAAAGGGACTTGTGATGGAAAAATGCATCATCCATATTCCAACATTGATTGTAACCGGTTTCTTATGGCTTGTTGCCGGTTTGTGGCTTTCTTTGTCGTTTTAATAAGTTTGTTGTTTATATTATTTTTTTTTTCAATGGCAAAAGAAGTTTACAAATAAAAGCTCCTACAACAACCTAAACTATAACAATCAAATGTTGTTGGTTTTGATCAGTTTCAGAGGATGGTTGATCTGTCTTTGTGTTTGTATTGCAATTCTAATTGTAAGTTGTGACATTATCCTTTCATTTGAATTATGCAATTTCTTGCGCTGAAAAAAAAAACAGAGAAATTCAATATATCTGCAGACTTGGTAAATAAAGAACAACGCAAATAGTCATTGTTATTTAACGATCGATCAGCTTCATTGCATAATAAAATAGTACATTCTGGTAACTTAGTAGAAAAATTGGTACTGTTTCAATTATTTTAAACATAGTTCAATTACTTTAAAACATATATGGAAAAAAAAAAAAAAAGGTAGAAGAAATCAAATGTTGCAGACGTACTGACGTAGTAGGATGAGCAGCTTTCTTGCTTCACTCAAATGCCCTCAAATGCCCATTGATTCTCCTTTCGAACCTCCGCTTCTTCCTCAGGAGTGAAGTCATTCCGGATGTTGAAAATCCGGCGAATCTCTTCGGGAGTCTTTCCCTTGATCATGTCTGCCACAGTCTGGCATGTCAAGTCTAGCAGCTCCTTGATGTTCAGATAGTTGGCTGCCAATATCAGATCAAACAGGAGGCCCAGCTCGACGTCGACGAATTCTTTGTCGAAATTCTTGAGAGACTTCTCATCATCCTTCTTGTTTCCTCGTCCTCACCGTGCTTCTTTAGGTACTCGATGATTTTGGCAAGGGTGGCGCCTTTCACGTTGGGCAAGGGGATGGCGTTAATTATCGGCACAGCCATCCTCCACCATGTGCTTAATGGTCTGAGACATAGCAACAGCCTCATCGATCTCGAATACTTCTTGGTCCTCGCTCTTCAGGGTTAGCAGCTTCTTGTTTTCAGTCGACATGATTTCAAGGTTTCAGAGTTAGGCTTTAGAATCTAGTGCTTTCAAAGTCTTTAGAAGAAACTGAGACTTGTAAGTTGTAACAGGTTCCCAAAACAAAATCAGGATCATTAGATATAAAAAGAGTTACCATGCCACTTTGCTACTTGCTAGAATTGGACATATGTTGATACTGTTAAGTTGATGCTGAAAAGGTCTTGTTTTAGATCAGAGGATCAATCTTTTCAACTATGGCATTTGGTGGGAACAGGGTAAATTAATGCAGCGAAAGTTAAACCCATTATCAAGTGTGAATGTTTTCCAGCAAATGCAGCAGGCCATTATGTGTGCTTGCTGCCATACTTAGTCAGTCACTAGCTAGGGATATGTTCTAAATTTACCACCCAAGTTAGGGATCCAAATATCAGCCCAGAATTTGATCTATGGTAATTGCTATGTGTTATAGTGATTAATCCATTGCCATAACTTAGCAATCAGTTTTGATTACCTGTATCTTTGTTGAACATGATTTCCCTTGAGATTTCATTACATGTATACAAGCTATATATATAGCAGCATTATTGCTACTGTTACCATGAGAATAAATTGTAATTACAGCAAATCACTAATATGTATTTACAACAAAGATACAGGTAATCAAAACTGATTAATTGCTAAGTTATGGCAATGCAGTAATCTCTCTAACACTATGGTACCCCGTACCCATATATATAGCCCGTCTTGATGTATTTTGGTAGTGTGTTCTTGATGCGTAGCCTCCAACGTACACTGTTTTGCTAGGACGGTCTTATCGAAAGAATTTACCTGAAACCAAGACCAGTAGGCCACCAGACGACCATTCTCTCTTGAATACAGAAAGATCAGACCAATTTTTCGTATACAGCTTCTTTTCACAATCCGAACTGCTTCACCAAAATTTACCGATCTTGGATTTGATCTCATTGGACTGGGTAATTGGACATAGGGAAAGTTGGCCGGTCATGTAGACTTTCATATTTTAGAATTGCTTTTGTTGTCTAGATATCAACTTGAGTTCAGACATATTAGCCATGCATAAAGAAATGACTCCTAAAATTTTCCGATTTCAAGAGATCATAACCAAAGTTGCTTATGTTTACAGAAGGATCGATCATATAACAGAAAAGAAGGAGTTGCTCATGTTTGATATACTGAAGTGAAGAGTGTCACTGAAATCTGATAGTCATATTTTGGTTGTTTTGAATGTTAGATGGTATTGTAGTGACTCTTCACAGTTCACAGGAGGGACTTGACTGTATGAACTGTCCTCGTCAACTCTAATTCTTAAAATTTCTCTCTTTGCATACTAACAAATTCCAAAGGGTTATATACTAATTTTCAAACCAATTTATCAACCACTTGAGCAATCACCAATCACTTCAGTATAGTTAGAGTCCAATATCCAGCTCTCCTTTTTGTTTGTGTGCATTAGAAAACTTTCAACTTCTTCAAAATCAAGAAGATACAGTATGAAACTCAACTCTAAACATATACTGCAGCTAATCCAAGATAAAGTGTTAATAAACAAAACCCAACACAGATCTTTTTTGAATTTAAATAAAATCAAGTGTGAATTATATATTGTATTAGCCCATTATTCACAGATATTTAAAATGGTTCTCTCAGAAATATCCTCAATCCAAGCAGACCAAGTTCCTACAATCATGGTGAAGAGAGAGGAAGGGGGCCAATGAAAGTCTCCCAATGAAAATGAATCAAATTTGTCGACCAACAAATTTGATAACCACCGTGACTAGACAACCACCCATACTCTCTCTCTCTCTCTCNNCTCTACTACTAC
The window above is part of the Fragaria vesca subsp. vesca linkage group LG2, FraVesHawaii_1.0, whole genome shotgun sequence genome. Proteins encoded here:
- the LOC101304449 gene encoding methyltransferase-like protein 16-like — encoded protein: MAGNKNKKRRRTAERPTTHPRNKYSDNPPDFAELASLYPSFKPFVFFGRDNRPRIDWTDFNATRELTRALLLHDHRLNWWIPDGQLCPTVPNRSNYIHWIEDLLLSDIVAKSRGNGDKVRGFDIGTGANCIYPLLGASLLGWSFVGTDMTDVALEWAAKNVRDNPHISELIEIRKVESVENTLPAEGSNNEALVSSKSEIDLTGDMAGERKAGLTTGYYGRPILLGVVRDGEEFDFCMCNPPFFETMEEAGLNPKTSCGGTPAEMICPGGEKAFITRIIEDSVILKHTFRWYTSMLGRKSNLKLLTSKLWEVGATVVKTTEFVQGQTCRWGLAWSFLPPVKKMLSSHVTEKSNLSFMLEGLERKLGAIHVLQSVEAYFCDGGALCKLNTSSFTVDVTANKSDADLKSESQNCDRVASCDDVQEASGSSCLNLLSNNLSFRVSVFQQTPGTLLVKGSLQQRHGQVSGAFSTIFQRLEEVLKQKFCREK